GCAATCCCTGAAACCCTTGCAATCCCTAGAAACAGCAAAAAGCGAGGTCATATGACCTCGCTTGATTTAGACTTTCATGAAACTTTAGTTTGTTGCAGGTCGATCGTCGGTTGAGGGGTTAAGCGCTTTGGTCAGGGTTAAGCGATTTAACTAAGCACGATTTAACTAAGCGCGATTTAACTAAGCGCGAGGTTTCATGTAAGCGATCGCCTGTCGCCACACGATCGTCGGCTGATCGTACTGATCAACGAGGCAGATACAATGGGGATCTTGCCAACGAATTTTGCCGGAGAGCAGATCCCCGGTGACTAACTTAAATTCAACGTCATTGCCATCTTTAATCAAATTTTGAATTTGGCGAGTGCTTGGCAATCCAGTTTCTAATTCCAGCGCCATTTTATTTTTGTGCTCCCTGGGGCTAATCTGGTTCTTCTAGCGTATCTTCGCTTGACTTCAGTCTACCCATCTCTGGACTTTTCGACCCATGAACCTGCAATTTAGCAAGTACCACGGCCTCGGTAACGACTTCATTTTGGTGGATAACCGCCATAGCTCGGATCCTATTTTGTCCCCTGAGCAGGCTGAAAAACTCTGCGATCGGCATTTTGGCATTGGAGCCGATGGTGTGATTTTTGCGCTGCCGGGAGAAAACGGTACTGATTACACCATGCGGATTTTCAACTCCGATGGCTCGGAACCGGAAATGTGCGGCAACGGGATCCGCTGTATGGCTCGCTTTCTCGCGGATTTAGAAGGCGATGCGGCCAAATCGGTGTACACCATCCATACCCTAGCCGGATTGATTACGCCCAAACTGGAAGCCGACGGCCAAATTACTGTGGACATGGGCAAACCTCGGCTGTTGGCGGGAGAAATTCCAACGACGTTAACTGCCGCCGATGCCCAAGCCGTGGCTGTTCCCCTGGAAGTGGCAGGGCAAACCTGGGCTGTTACAACGGTCAGCATGGGCAATCCCCATTGCATCACTTTTGTGGAGAATGTTGCGGCGATCGACCTGGAAAAAGTTGGCCCACAGTTTGAGCACCATTCCGTCTTTCCCCAGCGCACCAATACTGAATTCATTGAAGTGGTCGATCGGGGCTATCTGAAAATGCGGGTCTGGGAGCGGGGAGCGGGGATCACCCTAGCCTGCGGGACTGGAGCCTGTGCCTCGTTAGTGGCTGCTGTGCTGAATGACAAGAGCGATCGCAAAGCCACGATCGAGCTTCCCGGTGGGCCGTTACAAATTGAATGGGCTGCCGACGATCGCATCTTTATGACGGGGCCTGCGGAACGGGTCTTTGTAGGAGAAGTGGCGATCGACTAACGCGATTACCGCCAGCGATCGACTAGCAAGATTGACCAAGGCCAATTGCTGGAGAACGAGTTTCTCAAGCGTTGCTCAACCAGCAATTCATGATGGGTTGATGATGGGCGGGGTGAATCATGGGGCCATGGGCCGTCAGATTCTACGCCCTCGCCCATGAGTGTATCCTTGCGGGGCAAGAGTCATGACCGATGAATTCAAAACTAACGAATTAAACACCAACAAATTCAAAACCTATAACGGTAGTTGTCATTGCGGCGCTGTGCAGTTTGCAGTCCAAGTCACCGCTGATGAACGGGTTGTTGAAGACTGCAATTGTTCCATCTGTCGCAAAAAAGGATTTCTGCACCTAATTGTGTCACCCGATCGCTTTACCCTCCTCGCGGGCCAAGACAGCCTCGTGACTTACACCTTCAATACCCACACCGCCCAGCATCGATTTTGCCAACACTGCGGGATCCACGCCTTTTATACGCCCCGATCCCATCCCGATAAAGTGGATATCAACGTGCGTTGTTTGGACGGGGATGTTCTGGAAGAATTTACGATCGTGCCCTTTGATGGACAAAACTGGGAAGCCAATATCGAGGCCCTCAAAACCCGCAAACCTTAGCTTCCCGGATTACCTGACCGTAAAAAATCCTAGCTAACTGTAAATGTCGGCAGTTGACCCATGTTGTCAAAAAGCCCAACCCCATAGCTGCCGCTGTAGGGAATTAGCATTGCATTAGACCGGGTGGCTGCCTTGGCCCAAGATGCCTGCCCCAAGGCCGATGAAGCCAGTGCCGCCTGTGCCGTCGCCTGCACACATTGCAAAAAGTAAGCACTCGTGACTAGCAGCAAGTTATAGGTTGGTTGGTCGAAGTTTGCAATTGAGAGGAAAACATTCTGGGGACTCCACGTCAGCTTCCCACGGGTGATCGCGCTTGTCTGAAGCGAAATCAGTGAATTGGCTTCCCCTGTCCCTTCAACAATTTCGTTGTAACGACTCCCCGATCGCGAGGCCGCCAAGTGAGTCTGTAGTCGCCAAAAATTCAATGGCTGAATCTCTGGGACACCATAGGTGCCGTTTAGGATGGCAGTGCTTTGATAGGAGAAATAATTCGCCGGAGCCACCGCATTGATAGGCTTTGATCCCACTAAAATCTGATCGAGATAACCCGCATTATAGCCATAGCTGTCAACCAGTCCTTGGAGTGGTAAACCGCGTAGATTTTCCTCAGCATAGGCTAAGGCTGCTGCATCGTACTCTAAAGCTGTCAATGCAGCATTGATGCGGGCTACAGCAACTGCAAAGCTGTTCGCAGAGACCGGGAATCCTGGCCGTGGATTGGGGGAACCAGGACCCGGAAAGTGAATGAAGGCATCCCGTAACCAAACGCCGCCAAAATAACCCGCTAAATGCATCAGCCAGAGAAATTTAGGGAGTAATGGCTGAATGGACGCAGACGGTAGCAGGGTCTGCTCAAAGATATAAACCGGGACGTAGCGGGAGAGAAAATCGATCGGATGTTGTTGTGCCGTTGGCGTTGATCGAGCATAGGCTCCTAAAAGTCGATCAAGGAGAGCACGATCCTCCGTCATTACCGACTGAAGATTTGGAAAAAATGGGTAAGGAGGCAGGTTTAAGGCCAATGAAGGTGAACTTTTAGCCTGGGAGGAACGACGATCGAACAAAATAGAACCTGACAGGCTTGTTGCAGCTAGCCCCGTCAAGAACCCTCGGCGCGAAAGAGGATTGCCCATGGTAATTGATCCTACGGATATCTTTAAATCCTTTGCATCGATAGTATCGGGTTTGACTCCGATCCCCTAGCCTCTTCTATATTTCTCAACAAAAAGATTCTCAAGAAATTCTCAATAAAAAAGGGCTAGGATTCACCATCCCAACCCCACTCTTCTCATGATCCAGAACAATTAGCCTTCAACTGTTAACGCCGCTTTTAAGCTCCGGCAGAAGGACTCCAATGCACTCAAGCCTTCCTTAGGGGATCCGCTTTCAGCTAAGCGCTTCACAAAAGCACTCCCCACGATCGCGGCATCTGCGCCCCATTCCATCACCTGTTTCGCGTGCTCTGGCTGGGAAATTCCAAATCCCACCCCGATGGGTTTGTCAGTGACCGTCCGCAATTCTTGTACTAAGTCTTTCACCCGCGACTGCAACTGCGTCCGCATCCCCGTCACCCCGGTGGTACTGACCAGGTAGATAAAGCCCTGGGATTGCTGGGCGATCGCTGCAATTCGATCGGTCGGACTGGTGGGCGCAACTAATAATGTGACCTCAATACCCACTACCGCTGCCGGGGTCAGTAATGCATCCGCCTCTTCCAATGGTAAATCGGGCACCACTAAGCCCTTAACACCGATGCTAGCAATTTCCTGGAGAAACGCTTCAATGCCCCGGTTCAAGATTGGATTGTAATAAGTAAATAAAACGATCGGAGCGTTGAGGCTGGGGATCACATCTTTTAACATCCCCAACACATCATCCAGCTTGGTTCCATTGGCCAATGCCCGAGTCGCCGCCGCTTGAATGACGGGCCCGTCTGCTAAGGGATCGGAATAGGGAACCCCTAATTCAATCAAATCCGCACCCGATCGATCCAAAATCCGTAATGCTTCAGCGGTAGTCGCTAAATCTGGATCCCCAGCCGTGATGAACGGAATCAGGGCACATTGGGCGCGATCGCGCAGTTGCTCAAAACACTGAGAAATGGAAGTCATTGAAACTTAACGGGACAAGCTACAACGGTACAGCGTACAGGAAGACGGGGACAGAGACACAAGCTAGTCCAATCAATCCCCATGCCAATCACTCAATTTAGGACGATGAACTTGATTGCCGCTCCTGTTCGACCTCTGCTTGCAACTGTGCGAGTTCTTCCGGAGTCAATTCTTCCAAGCGCTTTTGCAGTACAGCATCTTCATAATCTTTTAACTGCTGGTTATAGGTCATTTTTTGGGTCACGGCCCGCACTAAATAGGTCGTCAGCCAGCCAATCACCACCAGCACCAGCAGAAACTGACTCCAGATGCCCGCATTGATATCATCCAAACCCAGCCACTGGAAACCAACATAGGCAACGCCACCCGCCACAAAAATGCCTAACCCGATCGCAAGTACATCAATTCGTCGCATGGTTTAGTTGCCTAAATTTCTTCGATAGAGGTCGTCAAGACGATCGGGGCTAGGCACCGATTTCCCGACGGTTGGGACGGAAATTCAAAAAGGGCGCTAACACTAACATCCCAGGGAAGCACAGGAACACCATGAAATACATCAAAACCCGTTCCACAGAGCTGGCCACGTACCAGCGTGCCTTCAAGTAGAAGTAAAGCGTCAAGGGTAGAACTAAGAGGTAAGCACCTCCCAAGGCCAAATAGAGAAGAGCAACTTCCATAGCTAACCTGCTGCAATCCGTTAAAACGTCTCAATGTCATATTATCCTGTGAAAGGGAGGCTAATATAGTTTCAGTCCATCAAGCTTTCTTAGGTTATCTAGTGAAATAGGTTATCTCGAGAAACTGGTTGCCAGCTAGCGCAATTGATGATGGAATAGTTAGAGAGGATTTTTCCTCACCCAACCTCATGGGGGCATGGCGGAATGGTAGACGCTACGGACTTAAAATCCGTTGACCGCAAGGTCGTGAGGGTTCAAGTCCCTCTGCCCCCATTCTCTGAATGAATTCTGCTCAATCAACGAGTATTCACTTACATTCAACCCGTATTCAATCAACGGGTATTCATCAGTCCTTAGCATTCACCCAACTAGATGACTAGCTAAATACGCGGTGAAGCTAAACGGTTGCTGGCTAGTTGCTAAAAAATTAGCGATACTACGCGATAGAACTTTGCTCACTTGGTTGACAAACTTTACACTTTCTTAAAACGAACTTGATCGCAATGATTAAGTTTGGCGCTACCTCAGAGTTAGTTGGTTTCAGTAATTTTACTGTTGATACAATTATTACGGTCAACACGTAGGTGAAAATCTCATCGTTAATGATGAATGCTCAACTTATGGGTGGAGCAATTCAAGATTGACTGGATGCCTAACCAACTTATCGATCGCCTTATCTCATGATTGATCCCGCGCTACAAGCGCCTTGGGATAAAGATCCGCCTTTTACAGTATGAGTTTTCTAGCTGACTAAGCTATCTTTGAGGAGTATTCAGGGGATTAACCGGAAATGTGTTTCTTCATGCTGTAGTTGTTCTGACCAAGTCGAAATATATTTGGTTTCAGATAACAATCCAACCAAATGCCTTCCATGAACTGGGTTCGCCTAGTTCAATGTCTTTATTAGCTCTAGAATCTGCAAGCCACAGCGTTGAGTCGCCGAATGATTGGGGATGTTCTTCCGAACGAGCGGCTGGGTGTCTGGTCTGAAACACTAACTCAGTCCGAGCGCGCCATCCAACTTGCTCAACAAACGATTTATCGGTTCCTGTTAGAAATTGTCCGAAAGTGGCCGCCAGAAGAAGTTTTGCTTGAATTCAAGCGACTTTTTCTATATCACGTTGATTCTGTGAGCGCCTCAGCCATCAATGCGCTCTATGACATTGTGTTGGCCAACAACGAGTCAGAATTCCGCAACACTATTAAGCGGTCTTGTTACATCTTGGTCAATAACTGGGATGCAGCCAGACGCTACCGGGCCATCCAAGATCTCATCGAAGCCCTTCAAGAACCCTTTCCTCGCGATACGATTTCACCGACATTGGGCCGACTGCGCCTCTGGGTGGATAATTTTCGCAAGAGCCAAGATTACGCTGACCTAAAGCTTTTTGCCTCACGCTATGATCCCCAACAAACGAATGAGGATGGGCCTTGGGTTAAGCGCTATACTGCCTATCTTTTAGTGCCACAGTATGCGGATCTGAACAACCCCATTGAGCAACGGGAAGCAGCCCGTGCCATGGCGCAACAGTTACGGAATCAGTTCAAGTTTGAGCTGGCTATGTATGTTGCCCGATCGCAGGCCAAGCAGATTACCGATCGGCCTTTGAAAAACCCCACGGTTCTCGGGGATGACGTTCTACGGCTGATTAAAACGATCGTGGCAAAACGGGGATCCTACAGTTACCTTAACCTCGCCAACATTTTTCTCAACCAGGTTCGCCAAGTTAGCTATCGAGAATTTAAACTCAGCCTACAAAAGTACTTGGTGTTTTCGATCGAAGCCAACGACTTTTCCCACACATTGCAGACTCGCCTCGCCGAAAAGTTGGGGTCATTGTATGAAGAACACCATGATGAGCCGCTGAGTGATGCGATGCTTTTACGCACTTGTAATCGCGTCATCGATTACCTCACGACAGAAACTCACAAGGAACCATCTGCATTGTTTGCCTTGCTCCTGTCCCAAGGCAATCCCATGACTTTAGTCGTCGCCCTACTCAAATTGGTTTTGGCCTCCAAAAACTCACGGACTTATCTAGAGGCCCGAATTGCAGATTTGATTCGCTACTATGAAGGCTTTCCAGAAGAGGATTGTCGCTGGGTGGTCAACTTCCTGGAAATTTTCAATGTTACCTTTACGATTTATGCCGAAAACGTGCAATACAACCTTATTCGCATGGCAAGTGACGAGGTGAATGGGATGGCTGCGCCCTTGGAACAGAATTTGGATGCCTATCGCATCTTTTCCCAGATCAAATTGCAAGAAGACATCTCGTTCAATTTAGAGGTTACGGATGATACTGTAGACGTCTTGGATGATGAGCCCCCCACCCAAGACTTATCTAACCCAACGCAGCTCTAATCATCATTGACTGAGTTATCAATATTGATCACGGCCAGTCATTCTAAACTGAACTTAGATCTGGCCGGAAAACTCGCCTCTAAATCTGTCTTTTAAATCTGTCGTTCCGACGCCACTACTAATCCAGCTCCCAAGGCTTCTGCGATCGTATTAATTAAGCGATACAGGGCAAGAATGGCGAGTAAGTCCGTGGTGGGCAGAAAAGGGCTGAGCAAGGCCAACGCCACTGCTTCAAACACACCAATGCCACCGGGTAAGCCTGGAATAATAAACCCAAGTAACCAAGCGATCGCAAATCCACCATAGAGGACCTGAAGATGATCGATTGCGAACGGACTCACCGCTAGGCACACAAGGAAAAATCCGGTTCCCCGTAGGATTAAAAAACTGAATTCTCCCAGAAAAGAGCACCATGGGTAATGCCTCAACGCGAAATTGATGTCAGTGCCTCCCAAGGTCTTTTGCTTCAGGCGAACGAGTTGCTGAATCCCAATGTTTAGGAACTGAGGATGCATCGCCACCAAAATAATGAATAAGCAACAACCCTGAATGCCCCATGTCCAGGCTCCAGTTTGCCAAGCCAGTAACGGTTGAAGCCCAACGATTGCTAAGGCGACTGCCGCTAAAACGAGCAATAACGGTTCCAAGAGAATACTAATGGCAGCGATCGACCCCGGAACCTTAGCAGCTTGGCTGGCCTGCAAGCGTCCATAGAAATGCCAGACATTGCCAGGGAGATATTTAGCAATATTGGTTTTGAGATAAATAGCCATCCCCCAGTCATAGGTCACCATTTGCCCCAAATCCTGGAGAATGTTGGCCCAGACCATCCCTGCGAGAATATGGGCTAAAAGCGTCATTCCCAACGCGATCGCGAGACTGGCCAGTCCTGCTGAGCCAAGCCGCAAACTCAAGACCCCTTGACCATGTTCCAACAGCGTTTTGGTGAGAAAAAAGACAACAACTCCAATCACCACGAAACGCAACTGGCCTTTGACAAGAGAAGACAGTCCCTGGGAAACCCGACTTAACTGAGATTTCAACGTTGACATAACTCTAATACTTCCTGCAAGCCAGATTCGGCAAACCAAGCCGCTAGGGCTAAACGATGCACTTCACGCCAAGGTAGATGATACTGGCGCGCCAGCACCGCACAATCTTCATATTCTGGTTGAACATTAACAACTGTTTCGCCTAATTTTGCCACTTTTAGGCGCACAACACCCTGTTTTAACTGGATTGGCTGCCATTCTCGGGAAAGCTCTGTGCGCGTCTGCAATGTCCTACGAATCCCTAGGGTGGTTGTTTCCCGAAACAGAATGCGTTCACAGTCTTCAATGGTTTCCGGTCTACAAATCACCGTAATGAGTGTACCAGGACGGGATTTTTTCATCCCGATCGCCTGGGTAAAGACATCCAATGCCCCAGCAGACAGTAACACTTCAAATAAATAGCCCAAGGCCTGGGGATTCAGGTCGTCTATCTGAGTCTCCAAAACAGCGATCGTTGTCTGGGTAGGAGATGACTCGGGGGGGAGATCCCGGGTAGATGGGGATTCCGGAAGAGAAGGGGGTGGCGACAATTGGCTTGAAGCGTCCTTTGACACCGCAGAAGACTGGGCTAACGTCATTAGCCTAGAAGGGGTTGCAAGCCTAGAAGGGGTTGCAGCATCAGACTCCCACGATTCCCCCAACCACAGACGAACCATGTTAGGAATGGGGAGTTGCAAAGATCCAGCGCCCAGGCCAACTTTTTGGAGGGTCATGCGGGGCGGAGGGCCAAACTGTTGGGCTAGGACAGTGACGATCGCAGCCCCCGTTGGTGTCACTAATTCCCGATCGATCCCATTGTGATAAATCGGCACCTGACGAGATTCAAAAAGTTTTAAGACAGCAGGTACGGGCACGGGCAATCGTCCATGGGCGGCCCAAATGGTTCCCCCCCCTGTGGGCAACGCAGAACAATAAATTGCGTCAACCCCTAACCAGTCCAGCCCTAAACAGGTACCCACAATATCCACGATCGCATCCACTGCCCCCACTTCATGGAAGTGCACTTCCTCCGGCGGAATTCCATGGACGGCACCTTCTGCTTCAGCCAATTGCCGAAAAATTGCCAAACTCCAGCCCGTAGCCCGATCGGGTAAATGAGCGTTGTGAATGAGCTGCACAATATCCGGCAAATTGCGCGTCTGGCCATAGGCCCCAGGAATCTCACCATGGTGATGTCCAGCAGACTCATCATGAGCGTGGTGATGGTGGTGATGGTGGTGATGGTGAGTGTGGTGGTGATGAGCGTGGTGATGGTGAGCGTGGTGATGGTGAGCGTGGTGGTGATGATGATGGTGGGAAGAATACGATGCGGGTGACTCTACAGCATCCCCTGATGGGGAAGAATCAACATGGTCTTGGGGATGACCTTGGGGAGATCGCTGACTCAGCGTTAACGCAGGGTCTAAATTCTGCGTTGTCGATCCATGACTAGTTGGATCTAGTAATTCCGGATCTAGTAATTCCACCGTCAGCTTGGTAGCTTGTTGACCATTGTGGGAAACTTTCTCTACCTTTAGATTAAATTCACCCTGAAGCCCTAGTTTTTGCAAAGATTGGGTTAGGTAGTCGATCGGAACCCCCGCATCGATCAACGCCCCCAGACACATATCCCCCGAAATCCCCGTCGGACAATCTAGATAGGCCAGCTTGGTCATTGCACTACAACTATTGCACTAAGCATAATGTTTGGATTTTCTTACAAATCTTAATTATTTCGCAGTCACTCTTTTTTATAAAAGTTTATGATGTTAATCATTGGTAACAATTAATAAAAAGTATAGATAGCTCCTATCACCTCAATC
This DNA window, taken from Alkalinema sp. FACHB-956, encodes the following:
- a CDS encoding RNA chaperone Hfq → MALELETGLPSTRQIQNLIKDGNDVEFKLVTGDLLSGKIRWQDPHCICLVDQYDQPTIVWRQAIAYMKPRA
- the dapF gene encoding diaminopimelate epimerase — translated: MNLQFSKYHGLGNDFILVDNRHSSDPILSPEQAEKLCDRHFGIGADGVIFALPGENGTDYTMRIFNSDGSEPEMCGNGIRCMARFLADLEGDAAKSVYTIHTLAGLITPKLEADGQITVDMGKPRLLAGEIPTTLTAADAQAVAVPLEVAGQTWAVTTVSMGNPHCITFVENVAAIDLEKVGPQFEHHSVFPQRTNTEFIEVVDRGYLKMRVWERGAGITLACGTGACASLVAAVLNDKSDRKATIELPGGPLQIEWAADDRIFMTGPAERVFVGEVAID
- a CDS encoding GFA family protein, which codes for MTDEFKTNELNTNKFKTYNGSCHCGAVQFAVQVTADERVVEDCNCSICRKKGFLHLIVSPDRFTLLAGQDSLVTYTFNTHTAQHRFCQHCGIHAFYTPRSHPDKVDINVRCLDGDVLEEFTIVPFDGQNWEANIEALKTRKP
- the trpA gene encoding tryptophan synthase subunit alpha, whose product is MTSISQCFEQLRDRAQCALIPFITAGDPDLATTAEALRILDRSGADLIELGVPYSDPLADGPVIQAAATRALANGTKLDDVLGMLKDVIPSLNAPIVLFTYYNPILNRGIEAFLQEIASIGVKGLVVPDLPLEEADALLTPAAVVGIEVTLLVAPTSPTDRIAAIAQQSQGFIYLVSTTGVTGMRTQLQSRVKDLVQELRTVTDKPIGVGFGISQPEHAKQVMEWGADAAIVGSAFVKRLAESGSPKEGLSALESFCRSLKAALTVEG
- a CDS encoding DUF3007 family protein, which gives rise to MRRIDVLAIGLGIFVAGGVAYVGFQWLGLDDINAGIWSQFLLVLVVIGWLTTYLVRAVTQKMTYNQQLKDYEDAVLQKRLEELTPEELAQLQAEVEQERQSSSSS
- a CDS encoding NAD(P)H-quinone oxidoreductase subunit L; translation: MEVALLYLALGGAYLLVLPLTLYFYLKARWYVASSVERVLMYFMVFLCFPGMLVLAPFLNFRPNRREIGA
- a CDS encoding lysylphosphatidylglycerol synthase domain-containing protein, producing MSTLKSQLSRVSQGLSSLVKGQLRFVVIGVVVFFLTKTLLEHGQGVLSLRLGSAGLASLAIALGMTLLAHILAGMVWANILQDLGQMVTYDWGMAIYLKTNIAKYLPGNVWHFYGRLQASQAAKVPGSIAAISILLEPLLLVLAAVALAIVGLQPLLAWQTGAWTWGIQGCCLFIILVAMHPQFLNIGIQQLVRLKQKTLGGTDINFALRHYPWCSFLGEFSFLILRGTGFFLVCLAVSPFAIDHLQVLYGGFAIAWLLGFIIPGLPGGIGVFEAVALALLSPFLPTTDLLAILALYRLINTIAEALGAGLVVASERQI
- the larC gene encoding nickel pincer cofactor biosynthesis protein LarC, with protein sequence MTKLAYLDCPTGISGDMCLGALIDAGVPIDYLTQSLQKLGLQGEFNLKVEKVSHNGQQATKLTVELLDPELLDPTSHGSTTQNLDPALTLSQRSPQGHPQDHVDSSPSGDAVESPASYSSHHHHHHHAHHHHAHHHHAHHHHTHHHHHHHHHHAHDESAGHHHGEIPGAYGQTRNLPDIVQLIHNAHLPDRATGWSLAIFRQLAEAEGAVHGIPPEEVHFHEVGAVDAIVDIVGTCLGLDWLGVDAIYCSALPTGGGTIWAAHGRLPVPVPAVLKLFESRQVPIYHNGIDRELVTPTGAAIVTVLAQQFGPPPRMTLQKVGLGAGSLQLPIPNMVRLWLGESWESDAATPSRLATPSRLMTLAQSSAVSKDASSQLSPPPSLPESPSTRDLPPESSPTQTTIAVLETQIDDLNPQALGYLFEVLLSAGALDVFTQAIGMKKSRPGTLITVICRPETIEDCERILFRETTTLGIRRTLQTRTELSREWQPIQLKQGVVRLKVAKLGETVVNVQPEYEDCAVLARQYHLPWREVHRLALAAWFAESGLQEVLELCQR